The genomic interval TATACTCTCTTTATCACCACTCCAAGCTGGATTATCTGCAAGGTTTAGTTCTGTTAcattctgcaaaataaaaaggcaaactTTAAGCTGGTtactaatgatttttttcactgtgttttaCTATTTTAACACTGAGTATACAATGAGAACACAAGTAAAGTGAGGTTTTCTAGCATGTTTTAACCCATGGCACTCTCTAACACTATACACAACCCATTTATTTACCTTAATGCTCTTGATATGTGATGCAGCTTCCATAGGAGTTTTATCAGCTGACTTGTCCAACAGAAATTCAATGACAGCATCTTTATTATACAATCTGTAACATAAAATTTGTATAATCACAGTTGAATCCCATAACattcttttatttataaatgaGTACCTCTAAATACAGTGGTCTACATGGGAACACTCCTACCTGCCCAGCTCACAGGCTACAATTGGCCGACATAACTTCTCTTGACTCAGAGCACAGTAGTTCCATCTTGCCACCAATTCAGCATTTTTGTcaacctgaagaaaaaaaactcacaaTACTCACAATCTAAAAACAGCTTCTAtatttcacagagtcacagaatcctaagggttggaagggacctcaaagatcatccagtccaacctctcttccagagcagggccacctagagtaggtcacacaggaactcgtccaggtggtcTTTGAACGTctttagagaaggagactccatatcccatctgggcagctccttccagtgctccctcattcTCTCAGTGAATAATTTTTTACTTATgcctctttggaacctcttacattCCAGCTTGCACCCattatttaaacattaaagTCAAAGCATTAATCAAATGCCCAGGCATCTTAACCAAACGTACTTTGTGCACTCAAAGCTAATCTGTCAAATAACCTTAGCAATATTTGCGATCCTTTTCAAGGCTCTGCCTTCATCTATTAAACAGGTTTCTGCATCATTGGACTAGGAATCTATCTTCTTAACTCTAACtcagttttcttatttttcttgcttctaCTTGTCCCTTTCCCTTGATATTCTACTTTGCTCTTCACATATTCTCCCCTACCCTCTTCTCTCTAGTCTACTTCTGATCCCTGCTTGCGCTGACTACCAGTTCAACTCCCTGTAAGGAACAAGTTAACAAGAAAAGCAAATCTAGTGATTTCCCGATGCTACCAGAACCCCTAGTCTGAAAACACTAATTTTATAACACATTATGCCATAAAAGAAAGGCTGAGGTTCATAGCTACTCTGACAGTCAGGTGTGGGAAGGAAATCTCAGAATCAATTTGTTGAAGTTTTCTGCCACTTGCTTGGAGATTTTTCCCGACTTTTGTCCACCTGTCCACCTTATATCCATCACCCTAAAACACCTCGAGAGCTCAAACAACATTCAGAATGCAAACAGGTGAACTGTTGAAGTGACCAACCATCTGGCCACCTATTAAGCAATCTATGAAAAGTGTTACCAGTAGACACCATATCCCTACGTGAAGGGGCCCACTAAACCCTACCTCTTCAGTGGATAACTTGTACCCAAAAAGCCCCCCCACAAAACAAAGCGATCTTCACTGTAGCCATCACTCGCGCCACAGAGTCGGCCACCCTGAGGCGGCAGCCGCAGAACGGCCTGGCGCCGCGCAGCAGGCCGCTCTCGTCCACACCGCCAGCACCGGGAGCGGTAAGCCCAGCTCGCGGCCCCTCCGGACCGGCAGCACCGATCAGCTCTCCGTGGGGCCCATCCCGCGGGCCCACGCTCAGGGCCCAGCCTCACAAAGCCAGTCTGTCAGCCCCCGCCTGCACTCTCCGCCACCCTCACGCAGCCTGCTCAAACCTTCTCGACTTTCCGGGGCCCCTTGACCAGCTCATGCCGCTTGGGGATGGTACCACCGTCGCATCCCATCTCGCTCCCCTCAGCGCGACGCTTCCCGGTCCACTTCCCGTCGCAGGCGACGCGCTTCCGGGGAGGGAAGTGCTCCGGCGTGTCCGGGGCGCGTCAGAGCGGCTCCATGGCGACCAGCACAGGGGCGGGGCTGTGGCGAAGGGGCGGTGgtggggcggggcggggcgcggcgggaagGGGCGGGGCTCCAGGGAGGGGCGGAGAGCGAGTAGCTCAGGCAGGCGCCGGAGCACCCACAGCGCCCCCTGGCGGGGCCGGGCCTCAGCCCCGCCCGCCCCTCACACGGCCTCGCCCCGTCACCGCTTCACGGGTTTTAGTGAGGAATCTCCCCCCGCGTCATCCGCTTTAGGAGATTTATGGCCAGATGAGGTGTTGTCGAGTTAGTCCcggctggcaggggctgggctgctctcctcctctacCCTTCCCTCAGGagagatcacatctggaatattgtgtccaggtctgggcccctcagttgcagaaggacagggagctgctggacagagttcagtgcagggccacaaagatgatggagtggagcatctcccttctgatgaaaggctgagggagctggggctcttctgcttggagaagaggagccccagggatgacctcattaatgtttacaaatacataaagggtgggtggcaggaggatggagccaggctgttctcagtgacgGCCAGTGATAGAACAATGGGCAATGGgtgcaagctggaacacaagaggttccaaagacacacaaggaaaaacttcttcagtgagaatgagggagcagtggaaggggctgcccaaatgggttgtggagtctccttagtctcctctttAAACATTCACACTCACCTGGACCAGTTCCTCTGTGActtactctagatggtcctgctctggctgggggtttggactggatgatcttcgAGGTCCTCTccgacccttaagattctgtgattctcaccCTCCCCGCCTGCATCCCACCCTGACCCACGTAGCTGAGGCAGGCTCTAAACGCTCGAGTGCTTCCAGGAGCGAGTTTAATACAAAACATACAAAGCCAATGTGAAATGCAGTTACTGCATTTAACTGTGCAAGctgtaatatttacaaatgttgaCATTTAAATAGCGATGTAAACCACTGTGACTGCCACATAAACATAAGAGGAAGATGAAggagctgggttttttttctgcatgtgcACTGGTGCAGTGCAAATTATCTGTAACTACTCACAAAACTTAATTGTCCATTTTCAGGGCAAAGACACAGGTATTGGCAAGAAAAGACAGACTTTGACATTTCAgctaaaaactttaaaataaattaattaggAAAGAAGACAAATAACACAGGTGTGCAAACAATCTACCTGCGTGGTTACAGAGCCTTCTCCAGCAAATCTGAGGATGAAAGTAATGACCTACACAGATTAACACAGTAATGGCTGGTCTGAGAACCCTTGGGCAGCCTCACCCACGCTGGCGCCCTGGGTGCCCAACAAGAAATAACGTCACCTTTCTGGTTTATGGAAATAGCTTGTCCAAAGCCTATTAGATCCAAAGTACATTTAGTGACTAAaatattgtttcagttggaGCAACACTGTGAACAGCTGCAGGCTGTGACAGAGGATGACTGAGATGTGCTCCCTGACACCTGAGTCAGTTTTCCTCTGTATTCAGATACCAGGTAGGATACCATCTGGGCTATGTGTAATACTTGCCACAGTTTGTCTCGTGATACAGTCATCACATTTgtatgttaaaaacaaaaattagcttttcagctctttaaaaaaaccccaccactgTAATTACAAATCATGAGTAAAGTCCTCAGGAAACAATGGATAATGGGATTTGATAAGCTACAGAACACTGTGCTGCAAAATTAGAAAAGACTTTGCAGActcaaatagaaaaaagaagagagaaaaatgtatctGGCCtacatataaattaaaaaataagaaatcgGCCAgattataaaacattttttctctaaTTCACAGCAAACATTCTTTCCCAGTCACTAAGATGATATATCCAGGCAGGATCTGAGCAATGGAGaagaaattacagttttaattCTACAAGTCCTCTTCTGCTGTTGTATGGATCTTCACCTGCCAGAAGTGCACGAGCACCCAGGGAACTGCCTGGCAGAAGTTCTTAGAAGTGACTTAAAGTTGAGCTGCTTTTGTCTTCCTTGGCTGCCAGATGCCACAGGAGCAACACCAATGGAGACTTTGTAAAAACAGCAAAGTGTTTTTCATTCCATCATTGCTCGAAACTGCTGGGTGTACTTAGACAGCTCCTCAGTTTGATCCTGAAGTTCCCTCACTGCATCTGCATTTGGATATTGCATTGCAGCATTTTTGGTGGCGAGAGCAAGTTTCTTCAAGAGGCTGCAaaactggctgctgctgtggagaaCATCATTGTGAGCTTGTCTTTCCTGAGTTCCCTGGCAGAGAGAATCCACTAATTTTTGTCCCACCATAATGATCAATTTGCTGTGGGATATGAAGACTTCAGGTGGCTGGTTGTTGCTCAGACTATTAGTAAATACGGTGATTGCCTTGTGTAGTGCACTGAAACACAGTTTACAGTGTTCTGTGAGAGCCATTTTCTTTGCAGACTCCTGCGTGCTTTGAACTGCAGGCTTCTTTGCAGATGGCAAAACCtgggaaaaggtaaaaaaacacccaacaaaACAACTCAGCTTTGTGGCACACTCACTGCTTCTTTATTTGCTTCACCTTATAGTCTTCATATGTTTTTTCGCTTACAGGGAGTTTTGTTAGTTAATAGTCTCCAAACACCCAGGAGTCTTAGGAAATCATTTCTCTTCCAATAAAGTACTAGACTTCAAAGCGGTGTTTTCTCTCAATTGCCTTTTCCCCCTAAACAAATTTAACTGAACACAATTTTAATAATGCATAGCACACAAAGTGCTGTAGCTAAACATCAATCCTTGGTACAGTCTGGACTTCATGCTTTCAGACAGCACAAAACATTCAGACTCGATCTTTGATGGTGGTGACTTCATGAGGGCTATGAATTATTAAAAGTGTGTAATAACAAGAGTCAGCCCTTACACCGATGCATGATAAGATCTTTTGAAACACTAACTTTCACAGCCTTATCCCAAATGATACACAAAGGCAAGCAAATAAACAGTCTGACTGTAAGATAGAGGAGTTTgttacatttaaagaaaatagatgTTTTCCATGGGTTTTCAGCAGTAAGTCTAAGAACCAGTTCTGGGAAAATGAACTATGAGAAAGCAgatctgtatgtgtgtgtcgaAATGTTTGAATTTTAGCAAGCACAGAAATCAGAGACCTTATAAGTAATAGttttcaaaatcagaaataCCTTTGGTTTTGAATTTGTATTCCTCTTTGCCACTTCTTTATCTGAAATGATTTTCTGGGcctgttagaaaaaaaatgaaagcaaagtttAAATGgtttacataaaatatttaaatagaaatgtggttttctgttatttcaggAGGAATCTGCTCCTTGCTATGCAGCCTTCATGTTACAGCCAACGACAGTACATTTGTTAGAAGCAACTGTAGGTTTTCTCCTACTAAAAATTTAGTGTCTGATCTTGCAAGATCTAAGACTGAAACCAATATCAATAAAACAGCATTTCCAAAATTCCAAGCCTGTATTTCTCTGTGAAACCAAGAGAGTTATGTTCTTAGTTGGGATTTCAGTAATTCTAATGAGAATGATTCTATACAAACCTCCAGGGTTATTCTAACAAAGAAAACTGATAATTCACAGTAAGAGTTTAATTTGTTAAACCACAATTTTCGATGGAAGCACGCTCTCCCATACACCTCAAGTTAGAAAGTTAACATTCCATGTATAGGCATgtcagagaaacaaacaaaatgtactgGGAAGAACTcaaaagagaagcaagaaaTTTGCTAACTCTCAGGAAAGAGCTGTCTCTCAAATGAATTTAAATGGGCATTTTTCTAGTGCTGGctgtctgcctgcctgcctgggtAAATTCTCAAATGCCACTTTATTACTTAGAATTACTGATCATTCTACATGTGCCATCTAGCACTAACACAACCCCGAATTCACATGGAGTCTGGAAAATAGGAAGTAGTGCAAAGGGAATTTGGCACTAGTGTGAAGATAAAACAGTGCTGACAGCTTGATATCTGCAAATGATCAAAAATATAGACCATAAACTCTAGTGGCACTAACCTGTAACTGGACATAATCACAGTCCTCCAGGgcattttcttttggtttttcaGAAGAGACCTGACTTTGGCTGGGTTTGTCAGGagtatttctttgaaatgaaTCTACTTCTATTTTTCTCGGCCCTGTGATTTGTTTTGCCATTTTGTATTCTGGGTTGACTTTTGATTGCTTCATTTCTTGCTCCTTCTCACTCTTTCTGAAGAGAAGCTTTCCATTGGCAATGACGATGGATACAAACCTCTTGATATCATCTGGAATTGTGCGGGCTACCATCACAAAGCGATCGAGATCATCTGGGTTGTTCTGAGGTTTCCTGAGGACCAAAGCCTCTAGTGACCAGTTGCAGTTGTTTAGagcttttcttgtttctgttaaaaTCTCAAATGAGTTCATAAGAATTTCTAGCTGTTTTTTGATCCGGGTCTGAAGGTTGTGGTCAGTGAGGTAAGAGCCGTTTACCTTTACAACCTGAGCAAAGGTCAAGAATTCTCCCAGTGATACTTTTACATGATCGACTGCTCTGTGAATTTCTTCAATACTCTTCTCTAGATGTTCCTGTAATCTCCATTTACTGCTCACAAAGATCATTAGACTTGCAACTGAGCTGGATACACCGTGCTGCAATCTAGTCAGTGTCTCTATGGCTACATCCAGGTCCAATTTAACTTCTTTGGCAGGCTCTTCTGCTGATGATGTAGAAGAGGACTCAGCAGAAGAGCTGGAGGATGTAGAAAgagtgctgcttctgctgtccACACTAGAAACAGATAATCTGTCTTGTTCTAATCTGGCATCTCTTGAGAGCTGTGGAGGAGCGTTGTATGCTTGGTCTCCAGAACTATCActgcttttttccctctctttcttgAACTGCACTGCAGTGGGCAAACCTTTTGGAATAtcataaacattttcttcagagaTCTGATTCTCAGCCTTTGGAGCCAGGAGACTTGGTGGTACATCACAGCTACCGTTTTGTGGCAAAAGGAGCAGGTCTCGTGAGGATGGAACAGCATAAAGATGGATATCTGGAAACGTCAGTTTCCGTTGTGTCGGTGGAATATCATATAATTGTGGATCTACAACTTTGGCTTCAGCATTTGTGGTTAGTGCCTTGTACCTGGCTGGTGGTATATCATACAGCACCTGGTTCTCCGAGGAATGGACAGAAGCGTTTTggtttaatccttttttttcaggtgataCCGGGATATCATAAATCCATTCTGACTTCCGAGGATTTGGCAAGGTACTGTAATGACCCCAGCACTTTCTCTGAGGTTCACTGTCTGAAATAACAATTTCTCTTTTGGGAGGGACATCATATAACTGCAACAGAGCACAAAGGATTTAGGAACtgtgtttttaaacaagaaatgagaaagaaaactgaattcTTAGAGCATGTGTTTACATTACTGATGCCACAGAAAGACTGGCCCAtcatttaaattttctttctaaaatgcaCAAACCATACTTGTGAAGGTTAGAGTATTGTGTGTCCAGGTGACTAAATCCCACAGCACTGTCCCCCAGACTGGGATATCTGCAGGCTCTTCCCTGGCTCCTCTGGGGTGGGAAACTCATAGTTTTCTGGAATGGCTACAAGAGCTGAAATGCCATTACTTAATGCAATTACTTAAACCCTCAGTTTTGCAGAATTAATGAAGTAATACTTTATTAGCCTCTGCATAAGAAAACACTTGATTTTTCACTATTCCCACCCCCATTCCCATGCACATCCTGATAAAAAACCAGACTCTGACTATTCTCAACTGCAATGAGTTTAAATTTTTGCTTGATATAGGCTTGCTGAGATGGATATAGGTCTCACCCAATGccttaaaaatgtgtgtgtgtacagctGAAGTCTAAGCTGGAAAGTGTGAGTGCAGGAGTGTAAGAAAATCCAGACTGACAGGAATAGGCACTTCAGGTGAGGTCAAGCCTGGGTGCCTTACAAGCATGAAGCACAAGCATGAGGGAGCACAAGGAACTACAGGAGAGTGCAGCAACAAGAAACAACTGAAAGTACTGCGATGTAATTAAACTGGACATGAGAAGGGGGGCCCAGACAAGGGTGTTTCAGAGCAAGCCAGAATTTTCCAAATTGTCTATGAACAAAGAATTCTAAGAAAATTTGATTTTGAAAGCAATGATAAA from Colius striatus isolate bColStr4 chromosome 16, bColStr4.1.hap1, whole genome shotgun sequence carries:
- the CASS4 gene encoding cas scaffolding protein family member 4 isoform X3, yielding MKVNNPLAKALYDNKAECSDELAFRKGDILTVLELRVAGSEGWWKCSLHGRQGLAPANRLQLLATAQPVPLPPAARGPSAESPEAQHNIYQVPSVPKPPTVSSIYEKMEGWVKSPARVGTLPAQGIYQVPALAAQLLSERTQSSTHQHLLTLPRACRASVPNIRSDVYDIPSTQRQEALLTQGSATPPTVRKGSVLVRSTECFQEEQKQFYNIPSGPEKAGAVQKDSPAGNLYDVPPKREIVISDSEPQRKCWGHYSTLPNPRKSEWIYDIPVSPEKKGLNQNASVHSSENQVLYDIPPARYKALTTNAEAKVVDPQLYDIPPTQRKLTFPDIHLYAVPSSRDLLLLPQNGSCDVPPSLLAPKAENQISEENVYDIPKGLPTAVQFKKEREKSSDSSGDQAYNAPPQLSRDARLEQDRLSVSSVDSRSSTLSTSSSSSAESSSTSSAEEPAKEVKLDLDVAIETLTRLQHGVSSSVASLMIFVSSKWRLQEHLEKSIEEIHRAVDHVKVSLGEFLTFAQVVKVNGSYLTDHNLQTRIKKQLEILMNSFEILTETRKALNNCNWSLEALVLRKPQNNPDDLDRFVMVARTIPDDIKRFVSIVIANGKLLFRKSEKEQEMKQSKVNPEYKMAKQITGPRKIEVDSFQRNTPDKPSQSQVSSEKPKENALEDCDYVQLQAQKIISDKEVAKRNTNSKPKVLPSAKKPAVQSTQESAKKMALTEHCKLCFSALHKAITVFTNSLSNNQPPEVFISHSKLIIMVGQKLVDSLCQGTQERQAHNDVLHSSSQFCSLLKKLALATKNAAMQYPNADAVRELQDQTEELSKYTQQFRAMME
- the CASS4 gene encoding cas scaffolding protein family member 4 isoform X2 gives rise to the protein MATMDQTTRINRTAKNPLAKALYDNKAECSDELAFRKGDILTVLELRVAGSEGWWKCSLHGRQGLAPANRLQLLATAQPVPLPPAARGPSAESPEAQHNIYQVPSVPKPPTVSSIYEKMEGWVKSPARVGTLPAQGIYQVPALAAQLLSERTQSSTHQHLLTLPRACRASVPNIRSDVYDIPSTQRQEALLTQGSATPPTVRKGSVLVRSTECFQEEQKQFYNIPSGPEKAGAVQKDSPAGNLYDVPPKREIVISDSEPQRKCWGHYSTLPNPRKSEWIYDIPVSPEKKGLNQNASVHSSENQVLYDIPPARYKALTTNAEAKVVDPQLYDIPPTQRKLTFPDIHLYAVPSSRDLLLLPQNGSCDVPPSLLAPKAENQISEENVYDIPKGLPTAVQFKKEREKSSDSSGDQAYNAPPQLSRDARLEQDRLSVSSVDSRSSTLSTSSSSSAESSSTSSAEEPAKEVKLDLDVAIETLTRLQHGVSSSVASLMIFVSSKWRLQEHLEKSIEEIHRAVDHVKVSLGEFLTFAQVVKVNGSYLTDHNLQTRIKKQLEILMNSFEILTETRKALNNCNWSLEALVLRKPQNNPDDLDRFVMVARTIPDDIKRFVSIVIANGKLLFRKSEKEQEMKQSKVNPEYKMAKQITGPRKIEVDSFQRNTPDKPSQSQVSSEKPKENALEDCDYVQLQAQKIISDKEVAKRNTNSKPKVLPSAKKPAVQSTQESAKKMALTEHCKLCFSALHKAITVFTNSLSNNQPPEVFISHSKLIIMVGQKLVDSLCQGTQERQAHNDVLHSSSQFCSLLKKLALATKNAAMQYPNADAVRELQDQTEELSKYTQQFRAMME
- the CASS4 gene encoding cas scaffolding protein family member 4 isoform X1: MTMEINTKPGIKLFAGVTVWHRYLLSPQNPLAKALYDNKAECSDELAFRKGDILTVLELRVAGSEGWWKCSLHGRQGLAPANRLQLLATAQPVPLPPAARGPSAESPEAQHNIYQVPSVPKPPTVSSIYEKMEGWVKSPARVGTLPAQGIYQVPALAAQLLSERTQSSTHQHLLTLPRACRASVPNIRSDVYDIPSTQRQEALLTQGSATPPTVRKGSVLVRSTECFQEEQKQFYNIPSGPEKAGAVQKDSPAGNLYDVPPKREIVISDSEPQRKCWGHYSTLPNPRKSEWIYDIPVSPEKKGLNQNASVHSSENQVLYDIPPARYKALTTNAEAKVVDPQLYDIPPTQRKLTFPDIHLYAVPSSRDLLLLPQNGSCDVPPSLLAPKAENQISEENVYDIPKGLPTAVQFKKEREKSSDSSGDQAYNAPPQLSRDARLEQDRLSVSSVDSRSSTLSTSSSSSAESSSTSSAEEPAKEVKLDLDVAIETLTRLQHGVSSSVASLMIFVSSKWRLQEHLEKSIEEIHRAVDHVKVSLGEFLTFAQVVKVNGSYLTDHNLQTRIKKQLEILMNSFEILTETRKALNNCNWSLEALVLRKPQNNPDDLDRFVMVARTIPDDIKRFVSIVIANGKLLFRKSEKEQEMKQSKVNPEYKMAKQITGPRKIEVDSFQRNTPDKPSQSQVSSEKPKENALEDCDYVQLQAQKIISDKEVAKRNTNSKPKVLPSAKKPAVQSTQESAKKMALTEHCKLCFSALHKAITVFTNSLSNNQPPEVFISHSKLIIMVGQKLVDSLCQGTQERQAHNDVLHSSSQFCSLLKKLALATKNAAMQYPNADAVRELQDQTEELSKYTQQFRAMME